One genomic region from Desulfobaccales bacterium encodes:
- a CDS encoding cupin domain-containing protein, translated as MVTVQFIDLSGEIHADTRGMSYFPWQGRLQAPEDLSKTFHLVSIRPGHSRGNHYHPGHAEWLYPFHGIGSLIWEVDPGQVQERLISGDSTLIYIPPGIAHALKNPGSEILYLLAWREAVGEAAITGPETVPHRIAQ; from the coding sequence ATGGTAACCGTGCAATTTATCGATCTGAGTGGAGAAATTCACGCCGACACTCGGGGCATGAGCTACTTTCCCTGGCAGGGCCGGCTCCAGGCGCCCGAGGACCTCAGCAAAACCTTCCATCTGGTTTCCATCCGTCCGGGCCATAGCCGAGGCAACCACTACCATCCCGGCCATGCCGAATGGCTCTACCCTTTCCACGGCATAGGCAGCCTTATTTGGGAAGTGGACCCGGGTCAAGTCCAGGAGAGGCTTATTTCCGGGGACAGCACCCTGATCTATATCCCGCCGGGGATCGCCCATGCGCTCAAAAACCCAGGCTCGGAGATCCTTTACCTCCTGGCCTGGCGGGAAGCCGTCGGAGAGGCTGCCATCACCGGCCCTGAGACAGTCCCGCACCGGATAGCCCAATAG
- a CDS encoding PEP-CTERM sorting domain-containing protein translates to MRKLPILLFVLALTLFCLPPASATVINISAQQAYDFLNPASSSYIPDAWLLDIRTPGEWLSVGHPGISSTGVGAFLEEPERKVINLPYMFIDKGKATKNKNFIAEVNSEFTHDDYLLIMCAGGSRSIPACEELDALGFAHIYNVNKGFSGDWVKADLPFNHSAVGMFTPTAVPEPCTLVLLSSGLLGAAVCRRRKSV, encoded by the coding sequence ATGCGTAAGTTACCTATCCTCTTATTTGTCTTGGCGCTTACCCTTTTCTGTCTCCCTCCGGCCTCTGCCACAGTTATCAATATTTCCGCTCAACAGGCCTATGATTTTTTGAATCCGGCGAGTAGTTCATATATCCCCGACGCCTGGCTTCTGGACATACGGACTCCTGGAGAATGGTTGAGCGTGGGCCACCCTGGAATAAGTTCCACGGGAGTTGGGGCATTCCTGGAAGAACCGGAGAGGAAGGTCATTAACCTTCCCTATATGTTTATTGATAAAGGCAAGGCGACGAAGAACAAAAATTTCATTGCTGAGGTCAACAGCGAGTTCACCCACGATGACTATCTTCTCATCATGTGCGCAGGGGGGTCCAGGAGTATACCTGCCTGTGAGGAATTAGACGCGCTCGGCTTCGCTCACATCTATAATGTCAATAAAGGCTTCTCCGGAGATTGGGTAAAGGCGGATCTGCCCTTCAACCATAGCGCGGTAGGGATGTTTACTCCTACCGCGGTCCCCGAACCATGCACTCTTGTCCTCCTGAGTTCCGGCCTTCTGGGGGCGGCTGTCTGCCGGCGGCGAAAGTCTGTCTGA
- a CDS encoding NAAT family transporter, producing the protein MELDFIGPAGSFLITSLISLFIIIDPPGNIFPFLALSAAYSPIAARRLAWQACLYAFLILTLIVLVGRLILNYLGITIPAFQIAGGLILFRIAIEMLEGHGHFNRFDTSSSLDAADYRGVALVPLAVPLLSGPGAISTVLVLASRSKSYLEDGLIVLSLLIVLLLTYIFFHFAQFLLNCLKETGIRLLTRLMGLIMAALAVQFVLGGLLAAFPALNR; encoded by the coding sequence ATGGAACTTGATTTCATAGGTCCGGCAGGGTCCTTTCTCATTACCAGCCTGATTTCCCTGTTTATCATCATCGACCCGCCGGGCAACATTTTTCCCTTCCTGGCCTTGTCGGCAGCCTATTCCCCCATTGCCGCCCGGCGCCTGGCCTGGCAAGCCTGCCTTTATGCTTTCCTTATCTTAACCCTGATCGTCTTGGTAGGACGCCTTATCCTGAACTATCTCGGTATCACGATCCCGGCCTTTCAAATCGCCGGCGGCCTCATCCTCTTTCGCATCGCCATTGAAATGCTGGAAGGACACGGTCACTTCAACCGTTTCGATACCTCTTCCAGCCTGGATGCCGCGGACTACCGGGGAGTGGCCCTGGTCCCCCTGGCTGTCCCGCTGCTCAGCGGTCCCGGGGCTATCTCCACCGTACTGGTCCTGGCCAGCCGCTCTAAAAGCTACCTGGAGGATGGCCTCATCGTGCTTTCCCTGCTCATTGTCTTGTTATTGACCTATATCTTCTTCCATTTTGCCCAGTTCCTCCTGAACTGCCTGAAGGAAACCGGCATCCGCCTGCTCACCCGGCTCATGGGGTTGATCATGGCAGCCCTGGCGGTGCAATTCGTCCTTGGTGGTCTACTGGCCGCCTTTCCTGCCCTTAATCGCTAG
- a CDS encoding pyridoxine 5'-phosphate synthase: MPRLEVNVDHIATLRQARLIDEPDPVTAAALAELAGADGIIVHLREDRRHIQDRDLELLRATIKTRLNLEMAATPEMLEISRGVKPDLVTLVPEKRQELTTEGGLEVAGNKPFLQSYVRDLKEVGLRVSLFVDPVTPQIDAAKEMGAEWVELHTGTYADAITRSEATRLFQELLNAARHARSLGLKVKCGHGLNYRNIKPFRGREEFAEFSIGHSIMARAILVGIERAVREMVELIRW; this comes from the coding sequence GTGCCGCGACTGGAAGTTAATGTTGATCATATAGCCACCCTGCGCCAGGCCCGCCTCATCGATGAGCCGGACCCGGTGACCGCCGCGGCCCTGGCCGAACTGGCCGGCGCCGACGGCATCATCGTCCACTTACGGGAAGATCGGCGTCACATTCAGGACCGGGATCTGGAACTGCTGCGGGCCACCATCAAGACCCGCCTTAACCTGGAGATGGCCGCCACCCCGGAGATGCTGGAAATTTCCCGGGGGGTGAAGCCCGACCTGGTGACCCTGGTGCCGGAAAAACGCCAGGAACTTACCACCGAAGGGGGCCTGGAAGTGGCGGGGAATAAGCCCTTTCTGCAAAGCTATGTCCGGGACCTGAAGGAAGTCGGGTTGCGGGTCAGCCTCTTCGTGGACCCGGTGACGCCACAGATCGACGCGGCCAAAGAAATGGGGGCCGAGTGGGTGGAGTTGCACACCGGCACCTACGCCGACGCCATCACTCGGAGTGAGGCCACCCGGCTCTTCCAGGAACTCCTGAACGCGGCCCGGCACGCCCGCAGCCTGGGGTTGAAGGTCAAGTGCGGCCATGGCCTCAACTATCGCAATATCAAGCCGTTTCGGGGCCGGGAGGAATTCGCCGAATTCTCCATCGGCCACAGCATCATGGCCCGGGCCATTTTAGTGGGTATTGAACGCGCCGTCCGGGAAATGGTGGAACTGATCAGGTGGTAA
- a CDS encoding class I SAM-dependent methyltransferase: protein MQTILCPLCEQDSTLLVNRRRERDLPITTVECRQCGLVYHNPVIEDRDRQAAAISSRQWHTGAMDNTRQLAKLEKRWHLQWPLIQPVFETGGSVLEIGCGLGLVSGKLKSLGAEVWAVEPDPDQAAYARENYGLEVVPLHFEDVSFGAQQFDLILASHVIEHFPDPLAFLRQVRTLAHPDTWLFLETPNVLAPKVSYRRMFSPAHNFYFAPQTLGWLLAKAGWRQENLRIFRRDSFQILARPAPPQQPAVDPDMARQVMVALNRHRYLYYLKLLFIWRKLPWWQKYWMYQPR from the coding sequence ATGCAAACGATCCTCTGCCCTCTCTGTGAGCAGGATAGCACTCTCCTGGTGAACCGGCGCCGGGAACGGGATCTCCCCATTACTACGGTGGAGTGTCGTCAGTGCGGCTTGGTCTACCACAACCCGGTAATCGAAGACCGGGATCGCCAAGCAGCGGCCATAAGCTCCCGCCAGTGGCATACGGGTGCCATGGATAACACTCGGCAACTGGCGAAACTGGAGAAGCGCTGGCACTTGCAGTGGCCTTTGATTCAGCCTGTCTTCGAAACCGGCGGGAGCGTCCTGGAGATTGGCTGCGGTCTGGGCCTGGTCAGCGGCAAGCTGAAGAGTCTGGGAGCCGAGGTGTGGGCGGTGGAGCCCGATCCGGACCAGGCAGCCTATGCCCGGGAAAACTATGGGCTCGAGGTCGTGCCCCTCCATTTCGAAGATGTGAGCTTCGGGGCTCAACAGTTCGATCTGATCCTGGCCTCCCACGTGATCGAACATTTCCCTGATCCGCTGGCCTTTTTGCGCCAGGTCCGGACCCTCGCCCATCCAGATACCTGGCTCTTCTTAGAGACCCCCAACGTCTTGGCCCCCAAAGTGAGCTACCGGCGGATGTTCTCCCCGGCCCACAACTTCTATTTTGCCCCCCAAACCCTGGGCTGGTTGCTCGCCAAGGCGGGGTGGCGTCAAGAAAATCTCCGGATCTTTCGCCGGGACTCCTTCCAGATACTTGCCCGTCCCGCCCCCCCTCAGCAGCCTGCAGTGGACCCTGACATGGCCCGGCAAGTCATGGTTGCCCTCAACCGCCACCGCTACCTCTATTACCTGAAGCTCTTGTTTATCTGGCGCAAATTGCCCTGGTGGCAGAAATATTGGATGTACCAGCCCAGGTAG
- a CDS encoding homocysteine biosynthesis protein codes for MTNYQVNKTYQEINDKIKRGQAVVVTAEEIIDIVRRKGEVEAARTVDVVTTGTFSPMCSSGAFINFGHSKPPIKASQVWLNNVPAYAGIAAVDIYIGATEPCVEDPLNKVYPGEFKYGGGHVIHDLVAGQTVYLRAEAYGTDCYPNKHLEKEITLEQLTNAILCNPRNCYQNYNVAVNLSNRTIYTYMGALRPHAGNANYCTAGELSPLFNDPYYRTVGIGTRIFLGGGVGYVAFPGTQHNPKKPRAENGVPLGPAGTLMLVGNMKRMDPRYLVGVSFLGYGCSLAVGVGIPIPLLNEEMAHFCGVSDAELMAPIVDYGGDYPAGKSNILGQVSYAQLKLGTLTLGGKEIPTVPLSSTVRAREIARHLKQWIESGRFLLGEPVEPLPLNDEIHDLSTASHDS; via the coding sequence ATGACCAACTATCAGGTGAACAAAACCTACCAGGAAATTAATGATAAAATTAAGCGGGGTCAAGCGGTGGTGGTCACCGCTGAAGAGATTATTGACATTGTCCGGCGCAAAGGCGAGGTAGAAGCGGCCCGGACTGTGGATGTCGTGACCACCGGGACCTTTTCTCCCATGTGCTCCTCGGGCGCATTCATCAATTTTGGCCATTCCAAGCCCCCCATCAAGGCTTCCCAGGTATGGCTCAATAATGTGCCGGCCTATGCGGGCATCGCCGCGGTGGATATTTATATCGGCGCCACCGAACCGTGCGTGGAAGATCCCCTCAATAAAGTCTACCCGGGGGAGTTCAAGTACGGCGGCGGTCACGTCATTCATGATCTGGTGGCCGGCCAGACCGTATATCTGCGAGCGGAAGCCTATGGCACCGACTGCTACCCCAACAAACACCTGGAGAAGGAAATCACCCTGGAGCAGTTGACCAATGCCATTTTGTGCAACCCGCGCAACTGCTACCAGAATTACAACGTGGCGGTGAACCTCTCCAACCGGACCATCTATACTTACATGGGGGCGCTCCGGCCCCACGCCGGCAATGCCAATTATTGCACTGCGGGGGAACTCAGCCCCTTGTTCAATGATCCCTATTATCGCACTGTGGGGATCGGTACTCGCATCTTCCTGGGAGGAGGGGTGGGCTATGTGGCCTTCCCCGGCACCCAGCACAACCCGAAAAAGCCCCGGGCGGAAAACGGGGTGCCGCTGGGACCGGCCGGAACCCTGATGCTGGTGGGCAATATGAAGCGGATGGACCCTCGCTATCTGGTGGGGGTGAGCTTTCTGGGGTACGGTTGCTCCCTGGCGGTGGGGGTGGGGATCCCAATCCCCTTGTTGAATGAGGAAATGGCCCACTTCTGCGGGGTCAGCGACGCCGAACTCATGGCTCCCATCGTCGATTACGGCGGCGATTATCCTGCGGGCAAGAGCAATATCTTAGGGCAGGTGAGTTATGCCCAACTCAAGCTCGGCACCCTCACTCTGGGGGGCAAAGAGATACCTACGGTGCCCCTGTCCAGCACGGTACGGGCCCGGGAGATCGCCCGGCACCTGAAGCAGTGGATCGAATCCGGCCGGTTCCTTCTGGGGGAGCCGGTGGAGCCGCTGCCGTTAAATGATGAGATTCACGATCTCAGCACCGCCAGCCACGATAGCTAA
- a CDS encoding ATP-dependent sacrificial sulfur transferase LarE — MDSYLRRHHRAAVLFSGGLDSSFLLAAAAKVLGPGVTAITFTGPHTAPGELAAAWALARRLNVRQMVRAFDPLSLPEFRNNTLKRCYACKQAIITQAWEIATACGIPVLWDGTNLDDLADFRPGMKALKEQGVESPLLLAGLGKTAIRTLSRDLGIDGSRPSQSCLATRFPYDTELTGNDLARVGRGEAWLKRRGFSRVRLRVRGDLAILVLAREEWAAFLDPKVHRAFTAFIVSLGFSELSLDGPG, encoded by the coding sequence TTGGATAGTTATCTCCGGCGCCACCATAGGGCAGCCGTGCTGTTCTCCGGGGGGCTGGATTCCAGTTTCTTGCTGGCGGCCGCGGCAAAGGTGTTGGGACCGGGGGTAACGGCCATTACCTTTACCGGACCCCACACCGCGCCGGGCGAGCTGGCTGCGGCGTGGGCACTGGCTCGACGGCTTAACGTGCGCCAGATGGTGCGGGCCTTTGATCCCCTGAGCCTCCCGGAATTCCGGAACAATACCCTGAAGCGGTGCTATGCCTGCAAGCAGGCCATCATCACTCAGGCCTGGGAGATAGCGACCGCCTGTGGTATTCCGGTTTTGTGGGACGGCACCAACCTGGATGACCTGGCCGATTTCCGTCCGGGTATGAAGGCCCTTAAGGAGCAGGGGGTAGAAAGTCCGCTGCTGTTGGCGGGTCTGGGTAAGACGGCCATCCGCACCCTGAGCCGGGATCTAGGCATAGACGGCAGCCGGCCTTCCCAGAGTTGCCTGGCAACTCGCTTTCCCTATGACACGGAGTTAACCGGAAATGACCTGGCCCGAGTGGGCCGGGGAGAGGCTTGGCTTAAGCGCCGAGGCTTTTCCCGGGTGCGCCTTCGGGTGCGGGGAGACCTGGCTATCCTGGTGTTGGCCCGGGAAGAGTGGGCGGCTTTTCTGGACCCGAAGGTGCACCGTGCCTTCACCGCCTTCATCGTAAGCCTGGGCTTTAGCGAACTCTCTTTGGATGGACCCGGCTGA
- a CDS encoding HDIG domain-containing metalloprotein: protein MTEKDVPKTISRIYGLGRNLRAKLPKVLSKKSLLSPGQERTTKIALLVGLSLLLALILSPHISEPLGKYRVGDVARENVKATGEFLVEDVETTAKKRQELMTQIPPVFDLQEQLGDQVQQRLQKAMDFMRRISQEAVLPREGRSNGKPQVPYKYLLEHKSEFDQILGVTIPKPTFHLLAKADFSPYLEAMISQVLGQFFSQGVTSGRAILQPEPREIMVRRLPSRKEMVEHPPYPFVVLDEGRKSAAGYCRDVAVEVSPADRWLVCDLTQLLLVPNVSPNWAETHERQQARLKELQPAYFLVKRGEILVREGERITPLHQVKLQAQSKIYPRSRGILIFFGLFFSLAVLLAVSYKLARIALRQFSRSLRDLSFVAALLLASTLLNKSLLVLGDNLSRNLPLVSQNLVYILPQGLAAIFAAMFLGLETGVGVALLGAIFTAFMMDKPFPLFIYFVIAGMVGVWGVKNCRRRNALIQTGLCIAAANMILVAAFKFLEFPFTFRDLLVGESFALGGGVVTGILALGLTPIMESLFRYSSNIRLLELLNLDQPMLKELMLIAPGTYHHSMVVGQMVEAAAETIGANPMLAKAAAYYHDVGKIKKPAYFVENQMGGENKHEKLAPSMSSLILISHVKDGVDLARKYKLGEGIAEIIRQHHGTNMIAYFFHKAKTQAANPNQVKMEDYRYPGPRPQTKEAGLVMLADQVEAASRTLTDPTSARIQGMVQKIINNVFADGQLDECELTLKDLHHIARSFNKILSGIFHQRIHYPQSVDKKKSNEDLDKQPPKKNGYKPGESQEKSREDLKRLGMA from the coding sequence TCCTGTCCCCCGGTCAGGAGCGGACCACCAAGATCGCTCTGCTGGTCGGCTTGAGCCTGCTTCTGGCCCTCATCCTGTCGCCCCACATTTCCGAGCCTCTGGGTAAGTACCGGGTTGGGGATGTGGCCCGGGAAAACGTCAAGGCCACCGGCGAATTCCTGGTTGAGGATGTGGAGACTACGGCCAAGAAGCGGCAAGAGCTGATGACCCAAATCCCCCCGGTATTCGATCTCCAGGAGCAGTTGGGGGACCAGGTGCAGCAGCGGCTCCAAAAAGCCATGGACTTCATGCGGCGCATCTCCCAGGAAGCCGTGCTGCCCCGGGAGGGCCGGTCCAACGGCAAACCTCAGGTGCCCTACAAGTATCTTTTGGAACACAAGTCTGAATTCGATCAAATCCTGGGGGTCACTATCCCCAAACCAACCTTTCACCTCCTGGCCAAAGCCGATTTTTCACCCTATCTGGAAGCCATGATCAGCCAGGTGTTGGGGCAGTTTTTCAGCCAGGGGGTGACGAGCGGCCGCGCCATCCTGCAACCGGAGCCCCGGGAGATTATGGTGCGCCGCCTGCCCTCCCGTAAGGAGATGGTTGAGCATCCGCCTTACCCCTTCGTGGTACTTGATGAGGGACGCAAATCCGCCGCCGGGTACTGCCGGGACGTAGCCGTGGAAGTGTCTCCCGCCGATCGCTGGCTGGTGTGCGATCTGACCCAGCTTCTCCTGGTGCCCAACGTTTCCCCCAACTGGGCCGAAACCCATGAACGTCAACAAGCCCGCCTCAAGGAGTTGCAGCCCGCCTACTTCTTAGTCAAGCGGGGCGAGATTCTGGTGCGGGAAGGCGAGCGCATCACCCCCCTCCACCAAGTGAAATTGCAGGCTCAGAGCAAGATTTACCCCCGCAGTCGTGGCATCCTCATCTTCTTCGGCCTCTTCTTCAGCCTGGCGGTCCTGCTGGCGGTCTCCTATAAACTGGCCCGCATTGCCCTGCGCCAATTTTCCAGGAGTCTGAGGGATCTGAGCTTTGTCGCGGCCCTGCTCTTGGCGAGCACCCTTCTGAACAAGAGTCTTTTGGTGCTGGGGGATAATCTCTCCCGGAACCTTCCCCTGGTGAGCCAAAATCTGGTATACATCCTGCCTCAGGGGCTGGCGGCCATCTTTGCCGCCATGTTTCTGGGATTGGAAACTGGGGTGGGGGTGGCCTTACTCGGCGCGATCTTTACCGCCTTCATGATGGATAAGCCCTTTCCCCTCTTTATCTACTTTGTCATTGCCGGTATGGTGGGAGTCTGGGGAGTGAAGAATTGCCGCCGGCGCAACGCCCTGATTCAAACCGGTCTATGCATCGCCGCGGCCAACATGATCTTGGTGGCGGCTTTCAAATTCTTGGAGTTCCCCTTCACCTTCAGAGACTTGCTTGTCGGCGAGAGCTTTGCCTTGGGTGGCGGGGTGGTCACCGGCATTCTGGCCCTGGGACTGACCCCCATTATGGAATCGTTGTTCCGGTACTCTTCCAATATTCGCCTTCTGGAACTCCTGAACCTGGATCAGCCCATGCTCAAAGAACTGATGCTCATCGCGCCGGGGACCTACCATCATTCCATGGTGGTGGGCCAGATGGTGGAAGCCGCGGCGGAGACCATCGGGGCTAACCCCATGCTGGCCAAGGCCGCGGCCTATTACCATGACGTCGGCAAAATCAAAAAGCCGGCCTATTTTGTGGAAAACCAGATGGGCGGGGAAAATAAGCACGAGAAGCTGGCCCCTTCCATGAGCAGCCTGATCCTCATCTCCCATGTGAAGGACGGCGTCGACCTGGCCAGGAAGTATAAGCTGGGGGAGGGCATCGCCGAGATCATCCGCCAGCATCATGGCACCAACATGATCGCCTACTTCTTCCACAAGGCCAAGACCCAGGCGGCCAATCCCAACCAGGTCAAAATGGAGGATTACCGCTATCCGGGGCCCCGGCCCCAAACCAAGGAAGCCGGATTGGTGATGTTGGCGGATCAGGTGGAAGCGGCCTCCCGGACCCTGACGGACCCCACCTCGGCGCGCATTCAGGGCATGGTCCAGAAGATTATCAATAACGTCTTTGCGGACGGTCAGCTCGATGAATGTGAACTCACTCTCAAGGATCTTCATCACATTGCCAGGAGTTTCAACAAGATCTTGAGCGGCATCTTTCACCAGCGCATCCATTATCCCCAGTCCGTCGACAAGAAAAAGTCCAATGAAGATCTGGATAAGCAACCGCCAAAGAAAAACGGTTATAAGCCAGGAGAATCTCAGGAAAAAAGCCGCGAAGATCTTAAGCGCCTTGGGATGGCCTAA
- the ybeY gene encoding rRNA maturation RNase YbeY, with product MKIWISNRQRKTVISQENLRKKAAKILSALGWPKGELSLTLINDRAMARLNRATFGRRGPTNVISFPLDVEQAASPVRLMPGTTVLHAPDPSPVVSASGPPVLLGEVVISLETTRRQAQEFDWPWQELLDFFMIHGVLHLLGYDHEDPISEASMDARAWELMSVLYPGRQWDQEL from the coding sequence ATGAAGATCTGGATAAGCAACCGCCAAAGAAAAACGGTTATAAGCCAGGAGAATCTCAGGAAAAAAGCCGCGAAGATCTTAAGCGCCTTGGGATGGCCTAAAGGCGAACTGAGCCTCACCCTGATTAATGACCGGGCCATGGCCCGCCTAAACCGGGCCACCTTCGGGCGCCGCGGCCCCACCAACGTCATCTCCTTTCCCCTGGATGTGGAACAGGCGGCCTCGCCGGTTCGGTTAATGCCGGGGACGACTGTTCTCCATGCTCCTGACCCCTCTCCGGTAGTTTCCGCTAGCGGCCCCCCAGTCCTCCTGGGAGAGGTAGTGATTTCCCTGGAAACCACCCGCCGCCAAGCCCAGGAATTCGACTGGCCTTGGCAGGAACTCCTTGATTTTTTTATGATTCACGGCGTTTTACATCTGTTGGGCTACGACCACGAGGACCCTATCTCCGAAGCGAGCATGGATGCCCGGGCCTGGGAGTTGATGAGTGTGCTCTACCCCGGCCGCCAGTGGGACCAGGAATTATAG
- a CDS encoding radical SAM protein, protein MRILLVQPTTKYPDHKLLRSKTRWLVGITLPYLAGLTPKGIQVDLADDRLAPIPYHREYDLVGITATCATADRAFEIAAEFRRRGRLVVMGGFHVSLHPEEAMEHCDAVVVGEAESVWPEVLEDARVKRLKRRYQASGFHDLVGLPRPRLELLDYRRYRVKILPTQTSRGCPYHCAFCEVPIVYGHTYRRRPLGEVIEEIKANVRITGLKDIYFIDDNLTGHRDYAKELFKALMPLNLEWSCLWTINTSRDEELLDLAKKSGCNHVNIGIENVCQESISSIEKVQNPVAEYGELLGRLRERGIFYSLNFMFGLDGDHKELFDETLAFLDKVKAPMAFFNVATPRRGTPMWDQLNQEGRVHNPDAEKYLGMVCNFFPRHMTPDECEAGVWRCFQQFYSFSSICRRLLMPPTRYIFQGLPSNLFFHWSAMRKIDPVDFY, encoded by the coding sequence ATGCGAATCTTGTTGGTTCAACCAACTACCAAATATCCTGACCACAAACTCCTGCGCAGTAAAACCCGCTGGCTGGTGGGGATAACCCTGCCGTACCTGGCCGGTCTAACCCCCAAAGGTATCCAGGTGGATCTGGCGGATGACCGCTTGGCGCCCATCCCGTATCATCGGGAGTATGACCTGGTGGGGATCACCGCCACCTGTGCCACGGCGGACCGGGCTTTTGAGATTGCCGCTGAGTTTCGCCGGCGCGGCAGGCTGGTGGTGATGGGCGGTTTTCATGTTTCCCTCCATCCCGAGGAGGCCATGGAACATTGCGACGCGGTGGTCGTGGGCGAGGCCGAGTCGGTGTGGCCTGAAGTGCTGGAGGATGCCCGGGTCAAGCGTTTAAAGCGCCGCTACCAAGCGTCGGGGTTTCACGATTTAGTGGGGCTGCCTCGGCCCCGCCTAGAGTTGCTGGATTACCGGCGCTACCGGGTCAAGATCCTGCCCACACAGACTTCCCGTGGGTGTCCTTATCACTGCGCCTTCTGCGAAGTCCCCATTGTGTACGGCCACACCTACCGGCGGCGGCCGTTGGGGGAGGTGATCGAGGAGATCAAGGCCAATGTGCGCATTACCGGCCTGAAAGATATCTATTTCATTGACGACAACCTCACCGGGCACCGGGATTACGCCAAGGAGCTGTTCAAGGCCCTGATGCCCTTGAACCTGGAGTGGAGCTGCCTGTGGACCATCAACACCTCCCGGGACGAAGAGTTGCTGGACCTGGCCAAAAAGTCGGGTTGCAATCATGTCAACATCGGCATAGAGAACGTTTGTCAGGAGTCCATCTCCTCCATTGAGAAGGTGCAGAATCCGGTGGCCGAATATGGGGAGCTCTTGGGTCGCTTGCGGGAGCGGGGCATCTTCTATTCCCTGAACTTCATGTTTGGTCTGGACGGAGACCACAAAGAGTTATTCGACGAGACTCTGGCCTTTTTGGATAAGGTCAAGGCGCCCATGGCCTTTTTCAATGTGGCGACCCCGCGGCGGGGCACTCCCATGTGGGATCAGCTCAATCAAGAAGGCCGGGTTCACAACCCCGATGCGGAAAAGTATTTGGGGATGGTCTGCAACTTCTTCCCCAGACACATGACTCCTGATGAGTGCGAAGCCGGGGTCTGGCGGTGCTTTCAGCAATTTTATTCCTTTTCCTCCATCTGCCGCCGCTTGCTCATGCCGCCGACCCGGTATATCTTTCAGGGGTTGCCCAGTAACCTCTTTTTCCATTGGTCGGCAATGCGTAAGATAGATCCGGTGGATTTTTATTAG
- a CDS encoding PHP domain-containing protein, which produces MDLHVHSTASDGSYPPAEVVRLAKAGGLKAMALTDHDTVDGLAEAVAAGERLGVEVIPGVEISAQCPGGTIHILGLFVDYHNGLLDQRLAVLKQARIERNPLIIKKLNDLGVNITMARVEEISGGGQVGRPHIARALMEAGYVRSIQQAFDTYLRMGGKAYVSKFRFPPDQALAMIREAQGIPVLAHPFTLNLGAFALKNRIVELKGLGLAGLEVFYSEHSSEQEALYFKLARELDLLVTGGSDFHGQNKPEISLGSMPCQSKLTYNLVEALKAWRRQTYPG; this is translated from the coding sequence ATCGACCTACACGTCCATTCCACTGCATCTGACGGCTCTTATCCGCCGGCGGAAGTGGTGCGCCTGGCGAAAGCAGGGGGCCTTAAGGCCATGGCGCTGACCGACCACGACACCGTTGACGGTCTGGCCGAGGCCGTAGCCGCAGGGGAGCGCCTGGGGGTGGAGGTTATCCCCGGCGTGGAGATCAGCGCGCAATGTCCCGGCGGCACCATACACATCCTGGGCCTGTTCGTGGACTACCACAATGGCCTCCTGGATCAGCGCCTGGCGGTGCTCAAGCAGGCCCGGATCGAGCGCAACCCTCTGATCATCAAAAAGCTGAACGATCTGGGGGTCAACATCACCATGGCGCGGGTGGAGGAAATCTCCGGCGGCGGCCAGGTGGGCCGGCCCCACATCGCCCGGGCGCTTATGGAAGCGGGCTACGTGCGCAGCATTCAGCAGGCCTTCGATACGTACCTGCGTATGGGCGGCAAGGCCTACGTCAGCAAGTTCCGGTTTCCCCCGGACCAGGCCCTGGCCATGATTCGAGAGGCTCAGGGCATCCCGGTCCTGGCCCACCCCTTCACCCTCAACCTGGGGGCGTTTGCGCTGAAAAACCGCATCGTCGAACTGAAAGGTCTGGGGTTAGCCGGCCTGGAAGTCTTTTACTCGGAGCACTCTTCAGAGCAGGAAGCCCTGTACTTCAAGTTGGCCCGGGAATTGGACCTCCTGGTCACCGGCGGCTCCGACTTCCACGGCCAGAACAAGCCGGAGATCAGCCTGGGGAGCATGCCCTGCCAAAGCAAACTCACCTACAATCTGGTGGAGGCCCTGAAGGCCTGGCGCCGCCAAACTTACCCGGGCTAA